The DNA window CTTTCGCTTGGATTTCGTTGCAAAGGCAACGCTCGCAACGACCAGACTGCGCGTGAGTTTTGATTTTTCCGCAGTGCTGAAGTGCGTGAAACAACTCTTCATACAAGAAGCGAGTGAACTCCAGCTGATCGTCAGATCTGTTAGCACACATGCGAATCTCGCGTGTATTCCTGTCATAAAAGCCCCGACTGTCCGCCTTAGCCCGAGGATCGGAGTCGCAGCAGATACACCTAAGGTTTAACTCGCACTCAGAATCAAACTGCTTGTGCAAGATAGCAAGCTTCTCTTGCTTCAGTGCGGCCGCTATCTGCTCCTGACAATCACTGATGGCCTGATCCCAAAAGACATCAGCGTTGGGTTCGTAGGTTCCATCCGGCATGATGTTGCCAATTGGAGTCGGTACGGGGACTTCAGAATTGGGCAGGGGAGGGAAAACCCACAGCCCGAAAGCATCAACTTGATTGGACGGAGCGTTCTCTGAAAAGCGATAAAGACTCATTCCGCCCTCTTCCCCGATGGAATCCCGCGAGGCCCACCTTCCGAGATCCGGTTGGTAGTATCGGTAGCCGTATTCATTGAATACGGTTCCCGGTTCCGTTTCGGCCGGATTCCTGAGCTTTGTCGCCGAGCCTTTCTTAAAGAAACCCACGGAATCCCTATACCTGCGCTCAGCCCTTGGGGGAAGCCAGAAGCAGCTGGCGTCACTGGAGGAATCGGTTTCGCTCACCCCGATCCGCGGCTATGTTGACGATCCACTAGAACGGAGCTTGCGATGAAACAGGATGCACGC is part of the Haloferula helveola genome and encodes:
- a CDS encoding RHS repeat-associated core domain-containing protein, whose protein sequence is MGFFKKGSATKLRNPAETEPGTVFNEYGYRYYQPDLGRWASRDSIGEEGGMSLYRFSENAPSNQVDAFGLWVFPPLPNSEVPVPTPIGNIMPDGTYEPNADVFWDQAISDCQEQIAAALKQEKLAILHKQFDSECELNLRCICCDSDPRAKADSRGFYDRNTREIRMCANRSDDQLEFTRFLYEELFHALQHCGKIKTHAQSGRCERCLCNEIQAKAGAPRALGESAIATESALSCRKSCLTSGDPIAGMDAAIAKAKALFNECSKIP